The Haloplanus natans DSM 17983 DNA segment CGCCGAGGCGCTTTATTTTCTCTACATCGTCGGTTCGGGGAGCCACAAGGCGGCGTCGAGCGACCGGGCCGACGAGGCCAGCTTTCTGGTCTACAGCGCCGAGACGCAGTTCAACTGGCGGAGCGCGTTGCTGACCGGTACCATCGACGCGACGGCCGAGGACGACATGGACGCCGTCGCGGACCGCGTGACCCTGCCGTGGCAGCCGGACCTGTTCCGACGGGCGGGCGCCGAGGAGCGAACCCGGCTCTACCGGTTCGAGATCGCGGACTGGACGGGGCTCAAACACGTCGGCCTGCCGCCGGCGTTCGCGGCCGACGAGGAGGCCTGATCGACCGTTCCCTTCTCCGGTATCTTGTCACGAC contains these protein-coding regions:
- a CDS encoding pyridoxamine 5'-phosphate oxidase family protein; translation: MTIDDLADYGMVRMDDEEIRALLSSHSIGVLGLPGDGAPCLRPMSYGYDADAEALYFLYIVGSGSHKAASSDRADEASFLVYSAETQFNWRSALLTGTIDATAEDDMDAVADRVTLPWQPDLFRRAGAEERTRLYRFEIADWTGLKHVGLPPAFAADEEA